The following coding sequences lie in one Arachis ipaensis cultivar K30076 chromosome B05, Araip1.1, whole genome shotgun sequence genomic window:
- the LOC107641018 gene encoding T-complex protein 1 subunit zeta 1-like isoform X2 produces the protein MVEIMHMQYKFDVDTRLVEGLVLDHGSRHPNMKRRAENCYILTCNMSLEYEKSEINAGFFYSNAEQMEAMVATERRSVDERVKKIIELKNKVCFGNDSNFVVINQKGIDPPSLDMLAREGIIALRRTKRRNMERLVLACGGEAVNSVDDLTPECLGWAGLVYEHVLGEEKYTFVENVKNPSSCTILIKSPNDHTIAQIKDAVRDGLRAVKNTIEDESVVLGAGAFEVAARQYLINEVKKIVQGVIYRSKYFSLLNMQSKRSKKFSK, from the exons ATGGTGGAGATCATGCACATGCAGTACAAATTTGATGTTGACACACGCTTG gTTGAGGGTCTTGTCCTTGATCATGGTTCTAGGCATCCTAATATGAAGCGACGTGCAGAGAATTGCTACATATTGACTTGCAACATGTCTTTGGAGTATGAAAAAAG TGAGATAAATGCAGGCTTTTTCTACTCAAATGCGGAACAGATGGAAGCTATGGTTGCAACTGAAAGGCGTTCTGTTGATGAGAGAGTTAAAAAAATCATTGAACTGAAAAATAAG GTTTGTTTCGGTAATGATAGCAATTTTGTTGTGATTAATCAAAAAGGAATCGATCCCCCATCACTTGATATGCTTGCAAGGGAAGGA ATAATTGCCCTTCGGAGAACAAAGAGGAGAAACATGGAAAGATTGGTTTTGGCCTGTGGAGGAGAAGCTGTAAACTCTGTAGATGATTTGACTCCAGAATGTTTGGGTTGGGCAGGGTTGGTATACGAACACGTTCTTGGTGAAGAGAAATATACATTTGTGGAAAATGTGAAGAATCCTTCTTCCTGCACAATCTTGATTAAAA GTCCTAATGACCATACAATAGCTCAAATTAAAGATGCTGTTCGTGATGGTTTGAGGGCAGTCAAGAACACCATTGAAGATGAATCTGTTGTTTTG GGTGCTGGTGCATTTGAAGTTGCTGCTAGGCAATATCTGATTAATGAAGTTAAGAAAATAGTCCAAGGGGTAATATATAGATCAAAGTACTTCAGTCTATTGAATATGCAGAGCAAAAGAAGCAAAAAATTTTCGAAGTAA